A genomic window from Aquitalea aquatilis includes:
- a CDS encoding acyl-CoA synthetase yields the protein MSEPAATPSPDRPQWMRQQERGNRFWLRIMSSLSCLLGRRCSRLVLYGIALYFLLFASKARQASRSYLSRSLARPPRWREMYQHVLSFASTIHDRIYLLRDRFDDFQIDLSGVDALHQHCDGGQGVLLFGAHLGSFEVLRAMARSRPELQMSMAMYPENARQINQALQAINPAAAPDIIALGTMDAMLKVHQRLEEGALVGILADRAAGPDHYLSRQLLGAPARFPSGPFRMAAMLRHPVYFMAGIYLGGNRYRVHFELLEDFSTVTRQQRAAAGEALLDKYVAALERHCRAYPFNWFNFYDFWDES from the coding sequence GTGAGTGAGCCTGCCGCCACGCCATCGCCGGACAGGCCGCAGTGGATGCGGCAGCAGGAGCGTGGCAACCGCTTCTGGCTGCGCATCATGTCCAGCTTGTCCTGTTTGCTGGGGCGGCGCTGTTCGCGGCTGGTGCTGTATGGCATTGCGCTTTATTTTCTGCTGTTTGCCAGCAAGGCGCGCCAGGCCTCGCGCAGCTACCTGAGCCGCAGCCTGGCGCGGCCACCGCGCTGGCGCGAGATGTACCAACATGTGCTGAGTTTCGCCAGCACCATACACGACCGGATTTATCTGCTGCGTGACCGTTTTGACGACTTCCAGATCGACCTGTCCGGCGTGGATGCGCTGCATCAGCACTGTGATGGCGGTCAGGGTGTGCTGTTGTTCGGCGCGCATCTGGGCAGCTTTGAAGTCTTGCGTGCCATGGCGCGCAGCCGGCCTGAACTGCAGATGAGCATGGCGATGTATCCGGAAAACGCCCGGCAGATCAACCAGGCGCTGCAGGCCATCAACCCGGCAGCCGCCCCCGACATCATTGCGCTGGGCACCATGGACGCCATGCTCAAGGTGCATCAGCGGCTGGAGGAAGGCGCGCTGGTGGGCATCCTGGCCGACCGCGCAGCAGGCCCGGACCACTATCTCAGCCGCCAGCTGCTGGGTGCGCCGGCCCGTTTTCCCAGCGGACCTTTCCGCATGGCAGCGATGTTGCGCCATCCGGTGTATTTCATGGCCGGCATCTATCTGGGTGGCAACCGCTACCGCGTGCATTTCGAGTTGCTGGAGGATTTCTCCACCGTCACGCGGCAGCAGCGTGCTGCCGCGGGCGAGGCATTGCTGGACAAGTATGTTGCGGCGCTGGAGCGGCATTGCCGCGCCTACCCGTTCAACTGGTTCAATTTTTACGATTTTTGGGATGAAAGCTAG
- a CDS encoding beta-hydroxyacyl-ACP dehydratase, which translates to MQYATLDIPTDHPAYAGHFPGRPILPGVVLLDQAQLVIEKACGVLLGGLSLAKFHSPVTPGEGLRIAYRQDAAMVVFTILHGERKVADGKFIITPESPA; encoded by the coding sequence ATGCAATACGCCACGCTTGATATTCCAACTGATCATCCTGCCTATGCCGGGCATTTCCCCGGTCGTCCCATCCTGCCCGGCGTGGTGCTGCTGGATCAGGCTCAACTGGTGATTGAAAAAGCCTGCGGTGTGCTGCTGGGCGGGCTGTCGCTGGCCAAGTTCCACAGCCCGGTGACGCCGGGTGAGGGCCTGCGTATCGCATACCGCCAGGATGCGGCCATGGTGGTGTTCACCATTTTGCATGGTGAACGCAAAGTGGCCGATGGCAAGTTCATCATCACGCCGGAGTCGCCGGCGTGA
- a CDS encoding AMP-binding protein, whose product MTLIPLLPAIDRTAPFAFHDGASIDRATFYRQVLTLAAALPERERVLNMCTDRYWFAVTLFAAIARGMLTVLPNSAAPEHIAAVAAVQPGLLVLVDQPQNPLEALSYFRVDSVPADPAMDAAAMPQIPFDQRVACMYTSGSTGAPMPHFKTFGRLQLAILAGAERVWGVAGAACSVVGTVPIRHMYGLESSVLLPILAGGQMSTRIPFFPADIASALAELPAPRLLVITPFHLRKLLEADIALPDIAVVLSATAPLSAELAAQTRRQLGCPVLEIYGSTETGQVATRQPDLESDWQTLQGITLEQREDEVWAVGEVYETPQMLNDTVELYGPCAFRLLDRKANMINVAGKRSSLSFLNAALTGLPGVVDGVFCLPERLEGEEVERLVAFVVAPALDRSTILAGLRLHVDSVFLPRHIVFVDALPRDGNGKILARTLQALLAQHLPGRS is encoded by the coding sequence ATGACCCTGATACCGCTTCTTCCCGCTATCGATCGCACCGCGCCTTTTGCCTTCCACGATGGCGCCAGCATCGACCGGGCTACCTTTTACCGCCAGGTGCTGACACTGGCCGCAGCGCTGCCCGAGCGCGAGCGGGTACTGAATATGTGTACCGACCGCTACTGGTTTGCGGTGACGCTGTTCGCGGCCATCGCCCGCGGCATGCTGACTGTGCTGCCCAACTCTGCAGCGCCGGAGCATATTGCTGCGGTCGCTGCGGTGCAGCCGGGCCTGTTGGTGCTGGTCGATCAGCCGCAGAACCCGCTGGAGGCCCTGTCTTATTTCCGGGTGGATAGCGTGCCGGCAGACCCCGCCATGGATGCCGCCGCCATGCCGCAGATTCCTTTTGATCAGCGTGTGGCCTGCATGTACACCTCGGGCTCTACCGGTGCGCCGATGCCGCACTTCAAAACCTTCGGCCGCCTGCAATTGGCGATCCTGGCTGGCGCTGAGCGGGTGTGGGGCGTGGCCGGCGCGGCTTGTTCGGTGGTGGGGACGGTGCCGATCCGGCATATGTATGGGCTGGAATCCAGTGTCTTGCTGCCCATTCTGGCTGGCGGGCAGATGTCGACGCGAATTCCGTTTTTCCCTGCCGATATCGCCAGCGCGCTGGCCGAGCTGCCGGCACCACGGCTGCTGGTGATTACCCCGTTTCATCTGCGCAAATTGCTGGAAGCGGACATCGCGCTGCCGGACATCGCCGTGGTGTTGTCGGCCACGGCCCCGCTGTCGGCCGAACTGGCGGCACAAACCCGTCGTCAGCTGGGCTGTCCGGTGCTGGAAATCTATGGTTCGACCGAGACCGGCCAGGTCGCCACTCGCCAGCCCGATCTGGAGAGCGACTGGCAGACCTTGCAGGGCATTACGCTGGAGCAGCGTGAGGATGAGGTGTGGGCGGTGGGGGAGGTCTATGAAACGCCGCAGATGCTTAACGATACGGTCGAGCTGTATGGCCCCTGCGCCTTCCGCTTGCTGGACCGCAAGGCCAATATGATCAATGTGGCTGGCAAGCGCAGCTCGCTGTCCTTTCTCAATGCCGCACTCACCGGCCTGCCCGGGGTGGTGGATGGTGTGTTCTGCCTGCCCGAACGCCTGGAGGGGGAAGAGGTCGAACGGCTGGTGGCCTTTGTGGTGGCCCCTGCGCTGGATCGCTCCACCATTCTGGCCGGTTTGCGCCTGCATGTGGATTCGGTCTTCCTGCCGCGCCATATCGTGTTTGTCGATGCACTGCCGCGTGATGGCAATGGCAAGATTCTGGCACGCACGCTGCAGGCATTGCTTGCACAACATCTTCCTGGACGAAGCTAG
- a CDS encoding phosphopantetheine-binding protein, whose protein sequence is MEQQPSAHNEPDLALESEIAGLIVSALNLDIAPADIVPDAPLYGDELGIDSIDILEIALVMSKQYGVQMKADNEDNSTIFASLRKLAAYIREHRSK, encoded by the coding sequence ATGGAACAACAACCCTCCGCACATAACGAGCCGGATCTGGCGCTTGAAAGCGAAATCGCCGGATTGATTGTTTCCGCGCTGAATCTTGACATCGCACCGGCTGACATTGTTCCTGACGCGCCTTTGTATGGCGATGAATTAGGTATTGATTCAATCGACATCCTGGAAATAGCGCTGGTTATGTCCAAGCAATATGGCGTACAGATGAAGGCGGATAACGAAGATAATTCCACCATTTTTGCATCGCTGCGCAAACTGGCTGCCTATATTCGCGAGCATCGCAGCAAATGA
- a CDS encoding phosphatase PAP2 family protein, giving the protein MNEAATNSRSKAGILHTVLTRFWFKMFGTMGFTLVFFVAYVYLLRHPAAPVTIVPASRLDALVGFQPWALPVYLSLWCYVSLPPVLMNSRREILAYGWRVALPCLLGLTIFYCWPNAIAPPDIDWKHYPAVAFLKNVDTAGNAFPSLHVATAVFSAVWLHWRLRLLQWPPAWQWLNLGWCLAIAYSTMAVKQHVALDVLGGTLLGLISAWACGLRAHASRHWPADKT; this is encoded by the coding sequence TTGAACGAGGCCGCGACAAACAGCCGCAGCAAAGCCGGCATTCTGCATACGGTATTGACCCGTTTCTGGTTCAAGATGTTCGGCACCATGGGTTTTACCCTGGTATTTTTTGTCGCCTACGTTTATCTGCTACGGCATCCGGCCGCGCCGGTGACCATTGTCCCGGCAAGCAGACTCGATGCACTCGTCGGTTTCCAGCCCTGGGCCTTGCCGGTCTATCTGTCGCTGTGGTGCTATGTTTCACTGCCACCGGTCTTGATGAACTCGCGGCGGGAAATCCTTGCCTATGGCTGGCGGGTGGCACTGCCCTGCCTGCTCGGCCTGACGATTTTTTACTGCTGGCCCAATGCCATTGCCCCGCCGGATATCGACTGGAAGCACTATCCCGCGGTGGCTTTCCTGAAAAACGTCGACACGGCCGGCAATGCCTTTCCCTCGCTGCATGTCGCCACCGCCGTGTTCTCTGCCGTGTGGCTGCACTGGCGGCTGCGCCTGTTGCAGTGGCCGCCCGCCTGGCAATGGCTCAATCTTGGCTGGTGCCTGGCCATTGCCTACTCCACCATGGCGGTCAAACAACATGTCGCGCTCGACGTGCTGGGCGGCACTCTGCTGGGCCTGATCTCGGCCTGGGCCTGCGGGCTGCGCGCGCATGCCAGCCGCCACTGGCCGGCCGACAAAACATAA
- the cbiM gene encoding cobalt transporter CbiM — MHIPDGYLSPATCALAYAVALPFWLLAYRHAKRLLHTRMVPLFAVFSAFSFVIMMFNLPLPGGTSGHAVGMGIISIVLGPWASIVAISVALLIQALFFGDGGITSFGANSLNMAIVGSLVAWASYQLLAAGAALQSRRRVLAAAVAGYLAINAAALLAAIEFGLQPLLFHDAAGTPLYAPYPLSVAVPAMMLGHLSFAGLAELLITGGLVAYLQRAHPELLSLQASRISVPTAALRTTRKLWYGLAALMILSPLGLLAAGTAWGEWGVEDFANADSRQQMALASGQMAPPVAAPEGLARLASLWSAPFPDYAPAFVHSPNFGYVLSALFGAGLILLALLLLSRLGGKPGQPE, encoded by the coding sequence ATGCATATTCCCGACGGCTATCTCAGCCCCGCGACCTGCGCACTGGCCTATGCGGTGGCGCTACCGTTCTGGCTGCTGGCCTACCGCCATGCCAAGCGCCTGCTGCATACCCGCATGGTGCCGCTGTTTGCGGTGTTTTCTGCCTTCAGCTTCGTCATCATGATGTTCAACCTGCCGCTGCCCGGCGGCACCAGCGGCCACGCAGTGGGCATGGGCATCATCAGCATCGTCTTGGGGCCGTGGGCGTCCATTGTGGCCATTTCGGTGGCCCTGCTGATTCAGGCGCTGTTCTTTGGCGACGGCGGCATTACCAGCTTCGGGGCCAATAGCCTGAACATGGCCATCGTCGGCTCGCTGGTGGCCTGGGCCAGCTATCAGCTGCTGGCGGCCGGTGCCGCGCTGCAATCGCGCCGCCGCGTGCTGGCCGCTGCCGTGGCCGGCTATCTGGCCATCAATGCCGCAGCCTTGCTGGCCGCCATCGAATTCGGCCTGCAACCGTTGTTGTTCCATGATGCCGCCGGCACGCCGCTGTACGCGCCCTATCCGCTATCGGTGGCGGTTCCCGCCATGATGCTCGGCCATCTGAGCTTTGCCGGGCTGGCCGAGCTGCTGATCACCGGCGGGCTGGTGGCTTATCTGCAGCGCGCACATCCCGAGCTGCTGTCGCTGCAAGCAAGCCGGATCAGTGTACCGACCGCAGCGCTGCGTACCACGCGCAAGCTGTGGTACGGCCTGGCGGCGCTGATGATTCTGTCGCCGCTGGGTTTGCTGGCCGCCGGCACGGCCTGGGGCGAATGGGGCGTGGAAGATTTCGCCAATGCCGACAGCCGCCAGCAGATGGCGCTGGCATCCGGCCAGATGGCACCGCCGGTGGCTGCGCCGGAGGGCCTGGCACGGCTGGCCAGCCTGTGGTCAGCCCCCTTCCCCGACTATGCGCCGGCCTTCGTGCATAGCCCCAACTTTGGCTATGTCTTGTCCGCGCTGTTTGGTGCCGGGCTGATTCTGCTGGCCCTGCTGCTGTTGTCGCGGCTAGGCGGCAAGCCAGGCCAGCCGGAATGA
- the cbiQ gene encoding cobalt ECF transporter T component CbiQ, whose amino-acid sequence MSEQSFIAGGHRHGGHFAERLVHGLQQALEHSLDAEAISKQRGLLQGLDPRIKLLALLSLMISGILAGQLSTLLLLFCLAVVLALLSQVSLRRLYRQAWLSVLLFSGAIALPALFLVPGDILFRLPLLHWGISLQGLRSAAFLLGRAETSASFALLLMLTTPWMHVLKAMRSLGVPVLLVALLGMTHRYIFVLLQTASQMFEARRSRMLAPPSGWLARQVVAASSGVLLSKAFQLSSEVHLAMVSRGYRGDIYLLHSFHTRPRDWCALLPALCVPLLILWKHA is encoded by the coding sequence ATGAGCGAGCAATCCTTCATCGCCGGCGGCCATCGCCATGGCGGCCATTTTGCCGAGCGGCTAGTCCATGGCTTGCAGCAGGCGCTGGAACACTCGCTGGATGCCGAAGCCATCAGCAAGCAGCGCGGCCTGCTGCAGGGGCTGGACCCGCGCATCAAGCTGCTGGCGCTGCTCAGCCTGATGATCAGCGGCATCCTGGCCGGCCAGCTCAGCACCCTGCTGCTGCTGTTTTGCCTGGCGGTGGTGCTGGCCTTGTTGTCGCAAGTGTCCTTGCGGCGGCTGTACCGCCAGGCCTGGCTCAGCGTCTTGCTGTTCAGCGGGGCGATTGCCCTGCCAGCCCTCTTCCTGGTGCCCGGCGACATCCTGTTTCGGCTGCCGCTGCTGCACTGGGGCATCAGCCTGCAAGGCTTGCGCAGCGCGGCCTTTTTGCTGGGGCGGGCGGAAACCTCAGCCAGCTTCGCCTTGCTGCTGATGCTGACCACGCCGTGGATGCATGTGCTCAAGGCCATGCGCAGCCTGGGGGTGCCGGTGCTGCTGGTGGCCCTGCTGGGCATGACCCATCGTTATATCTTCGTGCTACTGCAAACCGCCAGCCAGATGTTCGAAGCCCGCCGCAGCCGCATGCTGGCACCGCCCAGCGGCTGGCTGGCGCGCCAGGTGGTGGCAGCCAGTAGCGGCGTGCTGCTCAGCAAGGCTTTTCAGTTGAGCAGCGAAGTGCACCTGGCCATGGTGTCGCGCGGCTACCGTGGCGACATCTACCTGCTGCACAGCTTTCATACCCGCCCACGCGACTGGTGCGCCCTGCTGCCGGCGCTGTGCGTGCCGCTGCTGATCTTATGGAAACACGCATGA
- a CDS encoding energy-coupling factor ABC transporter ATP-binding protein, translating into MTPPVFELHNLSYHYQQQQALDSLSLRIEAGCRVALLGANGSGKSTLLRLLNGLYFAQQGRLLAFGEELSEAALAEDERHYAFRRRVGLVFQNPDVQLFNPTVFDELAFGPLQLGWPPATIRSAIADMLQRFGISQLQDRAPHRLSGGERKRVALASVLIMQPEVLLLDEPTAALDPHSQGEVIRFLLDSKDSGRTIITATHDLDSVADIADHVFVLAAGQLVASGSPAEILADHALLERTHLLHAHPHRHADGVVHSHPHQHGHGHQHAGPVNGYRYYPVRRKPSG; encoded by the coding sequence ATGACACCGCCGGTATTCGAGCTGCACAACCTCAGCTATCACTATCAGCAGCAACAGGCGCTGGACAGCCTGTCGCTGCGTATCGAAGCCGGCTGCCGGGTGGCCTTGCTCGGGGCCAATGGCTCGGGCAAATCCACCTTGCTGCGCTTGCTGAACGGCCTGTACTTTGCCCAGCAGGGCAGGCTGCTGGCCTTTGGCGAGGAACTGAGCGAGGCGGCACTGGCCGAGGATGAGCGCCACTATGCCTTTCGCCGCCGCGTCGGACTGGTGTTCCAGAATCCCGATGTGCAGCTGTTCAACCCCACGGTGTTCGACGAACTGGCTTTCGGTCCGCTGCAACTGGGCTGGCCACCGGCCACCATCCGCAGCGCCATTGCCGACATGCTGCAACGCTTCGGCATCAGCCAGCTGCAGGACCGCGCCCCGCATCGCCTGTCCGGTGGCGAGCGCAAACGGGTGGCGCTGGCCTCGGTACTGATCATGCAGCCGGAAGTATTGCTGCTGGACGAACCCACCGCCGCACTGGACCCGCACAGCCAGGGCGAGGTCATCCGCTTTTTGCTGGACAGCAAGGACAGTGGCCGCACCATCATCACCGCCACGCATGATCTGGACAGCGTGGCCGATATTGCCGACCACGTATTCGTGCTGGCGGCAGGGCAGCTGGTGGCCAGCGGCAGCCCGGCAGAAATCCTGGCCGATCACGCGCTGCTGGAGCGCACCCATCTGCTACACGCCCATCCACACCGCCATGCCGACGGCGTGGTGCACAGCCACCCGCACCAGCATGGCCACGGCCATCAGCATGCCGGCCCGGTCAATGGCTATCGCTATTACCCGGTGCGGCGCAAGCCATCTGGCTGA
- the nikR gene encoding nickel-responsive transcriptional regulator NikR — MQRVTISLSDELAQAFDELMARRGYSSRSEAVRDMLRRELGEEDLGRGAGGPCVAVLSYVFDHHERQLSSRLTGLQHDHHDMAIATMHAHINHDDCIETVILRGDSAEVESFARSVIAETGVRHGQVQLIPTAAASGAGLAYRRPAKR; from the coding sequence ATGCAAAGAGTGACGATTTCGCTCAGCGACGAGCTGGCACAGGCTTTTGACGAACTGATGGCGCGGCGTGGCTACAGCAGCCGTTCGGAGGCGGTGCGCGACATGTTGCGGCGCGAACTGGGCGAGGAAGATCTGGGGCGCGGTGCGGGCGGCCCCTGTGTGGCGGTGCTCAGCTATGTGTTCGATCACCACGAGCGCCAGCTGTCCTCGCGCCTCACCGGCCTGCAGCACGATCACCACGACATGGCCATCGCCACCATGCATGCCCATATCAACCACGATGACTGCATCGAAACGGTGATTCTGCGTGGCGACAGCGCCGAGGTGGAAAGTTTTGCCCGCTCGGTCATTGCCGAAACCGGCGTGCGCCACGGTCAGGTGCAGCTGATTCCCACGGCGGCAGCCAGCGGGGCTGGCTTGGCCTACCGCCGGCCGGCCAAGCGCTGA
- a CDS encoding FIST signal transduction protein, which yields MRIRQLCLPDSRPDAEGLQPLRAIDPQLLLVFATLDFFADGQALATLQAAFPDSLLLGCSTAGEISSHGVDDHSTVLTAIHFSHTRVQPAVTPLHDMADSAAAGARLARQLAADDLQMVLVLGQGVAINGSALLQGISSVLGTRLPVVGGLAGDNAAFSRTFTLNEHGSSDHQLVAVGLYGRQLRLGHGSYGGWTTFGPARQVTRCQQNVLYELDGAPALEVYKRYLGEYAADLPGSGLLFPFSMLGENQQDAGVIRTILAVDEATGSLTLAGEVHTGCYLKLMHASTDNLVHGAEQAASAARLAQPVDGDSLALLVSCVGRKLVMGDRVDEEIEAVADELGSHTVLAGFYSNGEISPFAPGQPCRLHNQTMTITTLAETASTHD from the coding sequence ATGCGCATCCGCCAGCTCTGCCTGCCTGACAGCCGCCCCGATGCAGAAGGCTTGCAGCCGCTGCGCGCCATCGATCCCCAGTTGCTGCTGGTATTTGCCACGCTGGATTTTTTTGCCGACGGGCAGGCGCTGGCCACGCTGCAGGCGGCGTTTCCCGACAGCCTGCTGCTGGGCTGCTCCACCGCAGGCGAAATTTCCAGTCATGGTGTGGATGACCACTCCACGGTGCTGACCGCCATCCATTTTTCCCATACCCGCGTCCAGCCTGCCGTCACGCCCCTGCATGACATGGCCGACTCTGCTGCGGCCGGTGCCCGGCTGGCACGGCAGCTGGCAGCGGACGATCTGCAAATGGTGCTGGTGCTGGGCCAGGGCGTGGCCATCAATGGCAGTGCCCTGTTGCAAGGCATCAGCAGCGTGCTGGGAACACGGCTGCCGGTGGTGGGCGGTCTGGCTGGCGACAACGCAGCCTTCAGCCGCACCTTTACCCTGAACGAACACGGCAGCTCGGATCACCAGCTGGTGGCGGTCGGCCTGTATGGCCGGCAGTTGCGCCTGGGCCATGGCAGCTATGGCGGCTGGACCACCTTCGGCCCGGCACGCCAGGTGACACGCTGTCAGCAAAACGTGCTGTACGAGCTGGATGGTGCACCGGCGCTGGAAGTGTACAAGCGCTATCTGGGCGAATATGCGGCCGACCTGCCCGGCTCCGGCCTGCTGTTTCCCTTCTCCATGCTGGGAGAGAACCAGCAGGATGCCGGGGTGATCCGCACCATTCTGGCCGTGGATGAAGCCACAGGCAGCCTGACCCTGGCCGGCGAAGTGCACACCGGCTGTTATCTCAAGCTGATGCACGCCAGCACCGACAATCTGGTGCATGGTGCGGAACAGGCCGCCAGCGCGGCCCGCCTGGCGCAGCCGGTGGACGGCGACAGCCTGGCCCTGCTGGTGTCCTGCGTTGGCCGCAAGCTGGTGATGGGCGACCGGGTCGATGAAGAAATCGAAGCGGTAGCCGACGAACTGGGCAGCCATACCGTGCTGGCCGGCTTCTATTCCAATGGCGAAATCAGCCCCTTCGCCCCAGGCCAGCCCTGCCGCCTGCACAACCAGACCATGACCATTACCACGCTTGCCGAAACGGCAAGCACCCACGACTGA